From a single Chitinophaga sp. Cy-1792 genomic region:
- a CDS encoding RNA polymerase sigma factor: MQIITDDIELWQAIVAGDEHSFQQVYRAHFTMLYEYGMRFTGDEAMIRECIQQLFVKLWTNKATLTEMKRIKPYLLFSLRAIIYNKFRDEKRRRINELEESYDFELEFSPEAAYIQRETNDRKLAALKAAMERLTPRQKEIIYLRYFQELDYKEIASIMDVTVKGAYKLTARSLEALRDLLDISLVAVICLLKAAASQ, encoded by the coding sequence ATGCAGATAATCACTGATGATATTGAATTGTGGCAAGCGATTGTAGCAGGAGATGAGCATTCATTTCAGCAGGTTTACCGTGCCCATTTCACTATGCTGTACGAATATGGGATGCGGTTTACGGGGGATGAAGCCATGATCAGGGAATGCATACAGCAGTTGTTTGTGAAGCTCTGGACCAATAAGGCTACTTTGACGGAAATGAAGCGTATCAAGCCTTACCTGTTATTTTCTCTCAGGGCAATTATTTATAATAAGTTCAGGGATGAGAAACGTCGACGGATCAACGAACTGGAAGAATCCTATGATTTTGAGCTGGAGTTTTCTCCGGAAGCCGCCTATATTCAGCGGGAAACGAACGACCGGAAGCTCGCTGCCCTGAAAGCCGCCATGGAGCGGCTTACTCCCCGGCAAAAGGAAATCATCTACCTACGCTATTTCCAGGAATTGGATTATAAAGAAATTGCATCTATCATGGATGTAACTGTAAAAGGGGCATATAAGCTCACCGCCCGCTCGCTGGAAGCACTGCGCGACCTGCTGGATATCTCGCTTGTAGCAGTGATATGCCTGTTGAAAGCCGCTGCCAGCCAATAA
- a CDS encoding cold-shock protein has product MGESFSKKENRNKKAKSKEDKAQRAQERKLNNNKGKGLEDMLAYVDENGNLSATPPKETRKTDIDAKDIRIGATPRPAEDPVKTGTVTFYNQTKGFGFIAEDNSREDVFFHMNELLDPVREKDKVSFTKERNSKGYYAAAIRKLNAGNKPPAQ; this is encoded by the coding sequence ATGGGAGAATCCTTTTCCAAAAAAGAAAACAGAAACAAAAAAGCTAAATCGAAAGAAGACAAAGCGCAGCGGGCACAGGAACGGAAGCTTAACAACAACAAAGGCAAAGGCCTGGAAGATATGCTGGCCTATGTAGATGAGAATGGAAACCTGAGCGCAACACCACCAAAAGAAACCAGAAAAACGGATATCGATGCCAAAGACATCCGTATCGGAGCTACCCCCAGGCCAGCAGAAGATCCGGTTAAAACCGGCACGGTCACGTTCTATAATCAGACAAAAGGCTTCGGCTTTATTGCGGAAGACAATTCCAGGGAAGACGTTTTCTTCCACATGAATGAGCTCCTGGATCCTGTAAGAGAAAAGGACAAAGTATCTTTTACCAAAGAAAGAAATTCCAAAGGATATTATGCAGCAGCTATAAGAAAACTCAACGCCGGTAACAAACCTCCGGCTCAATAG
- a CDS encoding acyl-CoA desaturase — protein sequence MVIFIFFAALWYLSLFSQTFFQHRYAAHGAFTMGKGWERFFFIFTYITQGSSYMSPKAYAIMHRLHHAHTDTELDPHSPSTSSNIFTMMWGTRTVYQDILHNRMDVEAKYMKNLPEWDRFDKFANSTLSRLLWVAVYVLIFIVFATSPYQYLLLPIVVSMGAFHGAIVNWFAHKYGYINFKLRNTAMNLLFVDVLMLGESYHNNHHKHPSSVNFGQRWFEIDPVFYIIRGLACLGIIRLVVLPKKQVVLS from the coding sequence ATGGTCATTTTTATTTTTTTTGCCGCTTTATGGTACCTGTCGTTGTTTTCACAAACTTTTTTTCAGCATAGATATGCCGCACATGGAGCTTTCACCATGGGTAAGGGGTGGGAACGGTTTTTTTTCATATTTACCTACATTACCCAAGGTTCGTCATATATGAGTCCTAAAGCTTATGCCATTATGCACAGATTGCATCATGCGCATACAGATACGGAGCTGGACCCACATTCACCTTCTACTTCCTCCAATATATTCACTATGATGTGGGGGACAAGGACAGTATACCAGGATATCCTGCATAATAGGATGGACGTTGAGGCGAAGTATATGAAGAACCTACCTGAATGGGACAGGTTTGATAAATTCGCCAACAGTACCTTATCCAGATTATTGTGGGTGGCGGTATATGTCTTGATTTTTATAGTTTTTGCAACAAGTCCTTATCAATATCTATTATTGCCGATAGTGGTGTCTATGGGAGCTTTTCATGGAGCCATTGTAAATTGGTTTGCGCATAAATATGGCTATATCAATTTTAAGTTACGTAATACGGCTATGAATCTGTTGTTTGTGGATGTGTTGATGTTGGGGGAGTCTTATCATAATAATCACCATAAACACCCGTCATCAGTTAATTTCGGGCAGCGGTGGTTTGAGATAGATCCGGTATTTTATATTATCAGGGGACTGGCTTGTCTGGGTATTATCAGATTGGTAGTGTTGCCCAAGAAGCAGGTGGTGCTTTCATAA
- a CDS encoding SulP family inorganic anion transporter yields MKAYFNLFDFSQKVNYKTEVLAGLTVAMTMIPESLSFAILAGLSPLMGLYAAFLMGLITAVLGGRPGMVSGGAGATVVVLIALMQSHGVEYVFAAVALAGVFQVLVGIFRLGKFIRLVPQSVMYGFVNGLAIIIFMAQIQQFKITTPAGTAWLSGMPLWIMLGLVLLTIGIVFIVPKITKAVPASLVAIIVVFLLVLALGIPTKTVRDIAAISGGFPPFHIPSVPFNIDTLKVIFPYSLVMAGVGLIESLLTLNVVDEITGTKGRGNKEAVAQGTANIVNGFFTGMGGCAMIAQSFVNLSAGSRARLSGIIAALAILLIILFGAPVIERVPMAALVGVMIMVAIGTFEWISIRIINKMPRQDVAVGILVAGITVWLHNLALAVLIGVVLSALVFAWESAKRIRARKFTDAQGVRHYEIYGPLFFGSVATFLEKFDVVGDPDEVIIDFSESRVTDMSAIDALNKLTARYQQVNKKLHLRHLSEDCRRLLHNAAGVIEVNVMEDPYYNVATDRK; encoded by the coding sequence ATGAAGGCCTACTTTAATTTGTTTGACTTCTCGCAGAAAGTCAACTATAAAACGGAAGTACTGGCAGGGCTCACTGTAGCAATGACCATGATTCCGGAATCTTTGTCCTTCGCGATATTAGCGGGATTGTCGCCCCTGATGGGTTTATATGCTGCCTTTTTGATGGGCCTTATCACAGCAGTGCTCGGCGGCCGCCCGGGAATGGTGTCGGGAGGTGCGGGTGCAACTGTAGTAGTATTGATTGCACTGATGCAATCGCATGGTGTGGAATATGTATTTGCTGCTGTTGCGCTGGCAGGGGTTTTCCAGGTCCTGGTAGGGATTTTCAGGCTGGGAAAATTTATCCGGCTGGTGCCGCAATCTGTGATGTATGGCTTCGTGAATGGGCTGGCCATCATCATTTTTATGGCGCAAATCCAGCAATTCAAAATAACTACACCTGCAGGCACCGCCTGGCTCAGTGGTATGCCACTATGGATTATGCTCGGACTCGTACTGTTGACGATTGGGATTGTATTTATCGTACCCAAAATCACAAAGGCGGTGCCGGCCTCTCTGGTCGCTATTATCGTGGTTTTCCTGCTGGTGCTCGCGTTGGGGATACCTACAAAAACAGTCAGAGATATTGCTGCAATCAGCGGAGGATTTCCGCCGTTTCATATTCCATCGGTGCCTTTTAATATTGATACGCTAAAAGTCATCTTTCCCTATTCATTGGTAATGGCGGGTGTGGGATTAATTGAAAGTCTGCTTACGTTAAATGTAGTGGATGAAATCACGGGCACGAAAGGACGCGGCAATAAAGAAGCGGTGGCACAGGGTACAGCGAATATCGTGAATGGCTTTTTTACGGGCATGGGTGGCTGTGCGATGATTGCGCAGAGTTTTGTGAACCTGTCTGCCGGTTCGAGGGCGCGCCTTTCGGGTATTATAGCAGCACTGGCTATTCTGTTGATCATTCTTTTTGGTGCGCCGGTCATAGAGCGTGTGCCTATGGCGGCGTTGGTAGGCGTCATGATAATGGTGGCTATTGGTACTTTTGAATGGATCAGTATACGGATCATCAATAAAATGCCCCGGCAGGATGTGGCGGTGGGTATATTGGTAGCGGGGATTACTGTGTGGTTGCATAACCTGGCGCTGGCCGTATTGATTGGTGTGGTTCTTTCTGCACTGGTATTTGCCTGGGAAAGCGCGAAACGTATACGTGCCCGCAAATTTACGGATGCACAGGGAGTCAGACATTACGAAATATACGGGCCATTATTTTTTGGTTCTGTGGCTACCTTCCTGGAGAAGTTTGACGTTGTAGGAGACCCTGATGAAGTGATCATTGATTTCTCTGAAAGTCGTGTAACGGATATGAGTGCCATTGATGCACTGAATAAACTGACCGCGCGTTATCAGCAGGTAAATAAAAAGCTGCACTTGCGGCATCTGAGTGAGGATTGCCGCCGGTTACTGCATAATGCAGCAGGGGTGATTGAAGTAAATGTAATGGAGGACCCTTATTATAACGTGGCTACCGATCGGAAATAA